A portion of the Achromobacter sp. MFA1 R4 genome contains these proteins:
- the flhA gene encoding flagellar biosynthesis protein FlhA, whose protein sequence is MSALLTMFKSNGAAHARLLAGPILIVMVLGMMVLPLPTFLLDLLFTFNIALSVMILLVAMFTRKPLDFAAFPAVLLFATLLRLSLNVASTRVVLLNGHTGPDAAGKVIEAFGHFLVGGNFTVGIIVFIILTIINFIVITKGAGRIAEVGARFTLDAMPGKQMAIDADLNAGLIGEDEARKRRSEVSQESDFFGSMDGASKFVRGDAIAGLLIMAINIIGGLIVGVAQHDMSMGDSARVYTLLTIGDGLVAQIPALVISTAAGVVVSRVSTDQDIGQQIISQLFSNPSVLFLTAGIIGIMGLIPNMPHVAFLTLAGALGWGGWMLRKRALAAAVAAEEVPPQAITQAQAAAAEASWEDVSMVDQLGLEVGYRLIPLVDHAQNGELLHRIRSLRKKFAQDVGFLPPVVHIRDNLELKPNDYRILLSGVEVGNGVAMPGQWLAIDPGGVTMQIKGTPTTDPAFGLPALWIDGSLRDQAQVAGYTVVDAGTVVATHLNHLMHRHGSNLLGRQEVQQLLDRIGRDAPKLVEDLVPKTLSLTALQKVLQGLLSEEVPIRDMRTIIDTLSEHGPRLAALAAGSGGQPDINELIALTRRALGRAITQQWFPGEGELRVIGLDVKLERVLSQAMTTSGGLEPGLADTLLREAQLAVEKQESQGNAPVLLVSPVLRAPLSRFLRHHLPQLGVLSNTEIPDERIVRVTALIGGSNGQ, encoded by the coding sequence ATGAGCGCACTGCTCACCATGTTCAAGAGTAACGGCGCCGCGCATGCGCGGCTGCTGGCGGGTCCCATCCTGATCGTGATGGTGCTGGGCATGATGGTGCTGCCCCTGCCCACGTTCCTGCTGGACCTGCTGTTCACCTTCAACATTGCGTTGTCCGTGATGATCCTGCTGGTGGCCATGTTCACGCGCAAGCCGCTGGATTTTGCCGCGTTCCCGGCCGTGCTGCTGTTTGCCACCTTGCTGCGCCTGTCGCTGAACGTGGCGTCCACGCGCGTCGTGCTGCTGAACGGGCACACGGGTCCGGACGCCGCGGGCAAGGTGATCGAGGCTTTCGGGCACTTCCTGGTGGGGGGCAACTTCACCGTCGGGATCATCGTCTTCATCATCCTGACCATCATCAACTTCATCGTCATCACCAAGGGTGCGGGCCGTATCGCGGAAGTCGGCGCGCGCTTCACCCTGGACGCCATGCCCGGCAAGCAGATGGCGATCGACGCCGACCTGAACGCCGGCCTGATCGGCGAGGACGAGGCGCGCAAGCGCCGCTCGGAGGTCTCGCAGGAATCGGACTTCTTCGGCTCGATGGACGGCGCCAGCAAGTTCGTGCGCGGCGACGCCATCGCCGGCCTGCTCATCATGGCGATCAACATCATCGGCGGCCTGATCGTGGGCGTGGCCCAGCATGACATGTCGATGGGCGACTCGGCGCGCGTCTACACGCTGCTGACCATCGGCGACGGCCTGGTCGCGCAAATCCCGGCGCTGGTGATCTCCACCGCCGCCGGCGTGGTCGTGTCGCGCGTGTCCACGGACCAGGACATCGGCCAGCAGATCATCAGCCAGCTTTTCTCCAACCCCAGCGTCCTGTTCCTGACCGCCGGCATCATCGGCATCATGGGCCTGATCCCCAACATGCCGCACGTCGCGTTCCTGACGCTGGCCGGCGCGCTGGGCTGGGGCGGCTGGATGCTGCGCAAGCGCGCGCTGGCCGCGGCCGTGGCGGCCGAGGAGGTGCCGCCGCAGGCGATCACTCAGGCGCAAGCCGCCGCCGCCGAGGCCAGTTGGGAAGACGTATCCATGGTGGACCAGTTGGGCCTGGAGGTCGGCTACCGCCTGATTCCCCTGGTCGACCACGCCCAGAACGGCGAACTGCTGCACCGCATCCGCAGCCTGCGCAAGAAGTTCGCGCAGGACGTGGGCTTCCTGCCGCCCGTGGTGCACATCCGCGACAACCTGGAGCTCAAGCCGAACGATTACCGCATCCTGCTGTCCGGCGTCGAGGTCGGCAACGGCGTCGCCATGCCGGGCCAGTGGCTGGCCATCGATCCGGGCGGCGTGACGATGCAGATCAAGGGCACGCCCACCACCGATCCGGCCTTCGGCCTGCCCGCGCTGTGGATCGACGGCTCGCTGCGGGATCAGGCCCAGGTGGCGGGTTACACCGTGGTGGATGCCGGCACGGTCGTGGCCACGCACTTGAACCACTTGATGCACCGCCACGGCTCGAACCTGCTGGGCCGCCAGGAAGTGCAGCAACTGCTGGACCGCATCGGCCGCGATGCGCCCAAGCTGGTGGAGGACCTGGTGCCCAAGACGCTGTCGCTCACCGCGCTGCAGAAGGTGCTGCAGGGCCTGCTGTCGGAAGAGGTGCCCATCCGCGACATGCGCACCATCATCGACACGCTTTCCGAGCATGGTCCGCGCCTGGCGGCGCTGGCGGCCGGCTCGGGCGGCCAGCCCGACATCAACGAGCTGATCGCGCTGACCCGCCGCGCGCTGGGCCGGGCCATCACGCAGCAGTGGTTCCCCGGCGAAGGGGAACTGCGGGTCATCGGCCTGGATGTGAAGCTCGAACGCGTGCTGTCGCAGGCCATGACGACCAGCGGGGGCCTGGAGCCCGGCCTGGCCGACACGCTGCTGCGCGAGGCGCAACTGGCGGTCGAAAAGCAGGAATCGCAAGGCAATGCGCCGGTGCTGCTGGTGTCGCCGGTCTTGCGCGCGCCGCTGTCGCGCTTCCTGCGGCATCATCTGCCGCAGCTTGGCGTCTTGTCGAACACGGAAATTCCCGATGAGCGCATCGTCCGCGTGACGGCGCTGATCGGCGGGAGCAACGGGCAATGA
- the flhB gene encoding flagellar biosynthesis protein FlhB, producing the protein MSEESDLEKTEAASPRRLEKAREEGQIARSRELGTFMMLAVGVGAIWASGGSLYEGLSGVLRSGLAFDQRVALDPGVMVEQAVSGFGHALLTLLPIFGLLAVIAVLSSVVLGGIIISTKPLQPNFSKLSPLAGLKRMFSAQTVVELVKALAKALLVGGVAVWVIWRYHDDMLGLMHVAPSAALTKALSLVAMCCAFIVASLLIIVMLDVPWQIFSHLKKLRMSKEDVRQEHKESEGDPHVKARIRQQQRQAARRRMMSEVPKADVVVTNPTHYAVALKYDESKGGAPVVLAKGTGIIAAKIRELAAENRIPTLEAPPLARALHQHVELGQEIPAELYTAVAEVLAWVFQLRSWRSGWGHEPTAPTRLNVPAELDPQAKTAAQGV; encoded by the coding sequence ATGTCCGAAGAAAGCGACCTCGAGAAAACCGAAGCCGCCTCTCCAAGGCGCCTGGAAAAGGCGCGCGAGGAGGGGCAGATTGCGCGTTCCCGGGAATTGGGGACGTTCATGATGCTGGCGGTCGGGGTCGGCGCCATCTGGGCGAGCGGCGGATCGCTGTACGAGGGCCTGAGCGGCGTGCTGCGCAGCGGGCTGGCGTTCGACCAGCGCGTGGCGCTGGACCCGGGCGTGATGGTCGAGCAGGCGGTCAGCGGCTTTGGCCATGCCCTGCTGACGCTGCTGCCGATCTTCGGCCTGCTCGCGGTGATCGCCGTGCTGTCCAGCGTCGTGCTGGGCGGGATCATCATTTCGACCAAGCCCCTGCAGCCCAATTTTTCCAAGCTCAGCCCGCTGGCCGGCCTGAAACGGATGTTTTCGGCGCAGACCGTCGTGGAACTGGTCAAGGCGCTGGCCAAGGCATTGCTGGTGGGCGGCGTGGCGGTCTGGGTAATCTGGCGCTATCACGACGACATGCTGGGCCTGATGCACGTGGCGCCGTCGGCCGCGCTGACCAAGGCGCTGAGCCTGGTGGCGATGTGCTGCGCCTTCATCGTCGCGTCCCTGCTGATCATCGTGATGCTGGACGTGCCCTGGCAGATCTTCAGCCACCTGAAGAAGCTGCGGATGTCCAAGGAAGACGTGCGCCAGGAGCACAAGGAAAGCGAAGGCGATCCGCACGTCAAGGCCCGCATCCGCCAGCAGCAGCGCCAGGCGGCGCGCCGGCGCATGATGTCCGAGGTGCCCAAGGCCGACGTGGTGGTGACCAACCCCACGCACTACGCGGTGGCGCTGAAGTACGACGAATCGAAGGGCGGCGCGCCGGTCGTGCTGGCCAAGGGAACGGGCATCATCGCCGCCAAGATCCGCGAGCTGGCCGCCGAGAACCGGATTCCCACATTGGAGGCGCCGCCGCTGGCGCGCGCATTGCATCAACACGTCGAGCTGGGGCAGGAAATCCCGGCCGAGCTGTATACCGCGGTGGCGGAAGTGCTGGCATGGGTTTTCCAGCTACGATCCTGGCGCTCGGGCTGGGGGCATGAACCGACAGCCCCCACCAGACTGAACGTGCCAGCCGAACTGGACCCGCAGGCAAAAACCGCAGCACAAGGAGTTTAA
- a CDS encoding methyl-accepting chemotaxis protein has product MARSVFRLGGMWGLLRRLNRGDAMLSERALSISPAAWPLYRFLAQIRVRVMTVRQSSIEIALNAARTQFQAGRCSLLAREQARAAEALAASGAQIADLSASTSTHAREIAAVSGQNLHAAQQALADLTDVKERVDRMTREMAAFTEVVGQLAARAQSVGDISKVIKDIALQTQLLALNAGVEAARAGDAGRGFAVVASEVGRLAERVNTATSDIGRHTTQMLDLVSSTQRQTGTLREDVDASGAVLDRTCGGFERFVRDFDSMNRQVGDVVQAIGEVDATNHGMSQEVGRIAALSADVLERVGSMSGEIDRIRRQTESVQEVLADMRTGDTAFDSLSDSLEAFADAAGSLLQEARRRGLDVFDRHYQRIPGSEPPRYHTAYDRAIEEPLTRLLDSVLEAVPGAIYTILVDNRGYAPAHNSRFSHAPTGDPKVDIARVRNKRIFDDPVGARLAANTGAQLFQTYSRDTGEIVNDISLPIYLGPEHWGAVRIGLDYARFQAVLDGQGAGHPVAQAAG; this is encoded by the coding sequence GTGGCCAGATCCGTATTCCGCCTGGGCGGCATGTGGGGCTTGTTGCGACGGCTCAACCGCGGCGACGCGATGCTGTCCGAGCGCGCCCTGTCCATCAGTCCGGCCGCATGGCCGCTGTACCGTTTCCTGGCGCAGATCCGCGTGCGGGTCATGACGGTGCGCCAATCCAGTATCGAAATCGCGCTGAACGCGGCGCGCACGCAGTTCCAGGCGGGCCGCTGTTCGCTGCTGGCGCGCGAGCAGGCGCGGGCGGCCGAGGCGCTGGCGGCCAGCGGCGCCCAGATCGCCGATCTGTCCGCCTCGACTTCCACCCACGCCCGCGAGATCGCGGCGGTCTCCGGCCAGAATCTGCATGCCGCGCAGCAGGCGCTGGCCGATCTGACCGATGTCAAGGAGCGGGTCGACCGCATGACGCGGGAGATGGCGGCCTTCACCGAGGTGGTGGGGCAGTTGGCGGCGCGCGCGCAGTCGGTGGGCGACATCAGCAAGGTGATCAAGGACATTGCGCTGCAGACCCAGTTGCTGGCCTTGAATGCGGGCGTGGAGGCGGCCAGGGCAGGGGACGCGGGACGGGGCTTTGCCGTGGTGGCCAGCGAGGTCGGCCGCCTGGCCGAGCGCGTCAACACCGCCACCAGCGACATCGGCCGCCACACGACGCAGATGTTGGACCTGGTTTCGTCGACGCAGCGCCAGACCGGCACGCTGCGCGAGGACGTGGATGCCTCGGGCGCGGTGCTGGACCGCACCTGCGGCGGCTTTGAACGCTTCGTGCGGGATTTCGACAGCATGAACCGGCAGGTCGGCGACGTGGTCCAGGCGATCGGCGAGGTCGACGCCACCAATCACGGCATGAGCCAGGAAGTGGGGCGCATCGCGGCCCTGAGCGCGGACGTGCTGGAGCGGGTGGGCAGCATGTCCGGCGAGATCGACCGCATCCGCCGGCAGACCGAAAGCGTGCAAGAGGTGCTGGCCGACATGCGCACGGGCGACACGGCATTCGACAGCCTGTCCGATTCGCTGGAGGCCTTTGCCGATGCGGCGGGCAGCCTGCTGCAGGAAGCCCGGCGGCGCGGCCTCGACGTGTTTGACCGCCACTACCAGCGCATTCCCGGCAGCGAGCCGCCGCGCTACCACACCGCCTATGACCGGGCCATCGAGGAGCCCCTCACGCGCCTGCTGGACAGCGTGCTGGAGGCCGTGCCCGGCGCCATCTACACCATCCTGGTGGACAACCGGGGCTATGCGCCCGCCCACAACAGCCGCTTCTCGCACGCGCCGACCGGCGATCCCAAGGTCGACATCGCCCGGGTCCGGAACAAGCGGATCTTCGACGATCCCGTCGGCGCGCGGCTGGCCGCCAATACCGGCGCGCAATTGTTCCAGACGTATTCGCGCGACACGGGCGAGATCGTCAACGACATCTCCCTGCCCATTTATCTGGGGCCGGAACACTGGGGCGCGGTGCGCATCGGGCTGGACTACGCCCGCTTCCAGGCCGTCCTGGACGGGCAGGGCGCCGGCCACCCGGTGGCGCAGGCGGCAGGCTGA
- the cheZ gene encoding protein phosphatase CheZ encodes MSSTETVDPTESPDLIHRIASLTRMLRDSMRELGLDQAIKDAANAIPDARDRLRYVAQMTEQAANRVLNATEQAGPIQDNMARSAQALDSRWQQWYDQPLEMPEARELVKDTRAFLADVPNQTQQTQSKLMEIIMAQDFQDLTGQVIMRMMDVVGAIERELLQVLLDNVPQERRDEANSLLNGPQINPQGKTDVVTSQDQVDDLLASLGF; translated from the coding sequence ATGAGCTCAACGGAAACAGTTGACCCGACAGAGTCGCCCGACCTGATCCATCGCATCGCCTCGCTCACCCGCATGCTGCGCGACAGCATGCGCGAGCTTGGCCTGGATCAGGCGATCAAGGACGCGGCCAATGCCATTCCCGACGCGCGCGACCGTCTGCGTTATGTGGCGCAGATGACCGAGCAGGCGGCCAACCGGGTGCTCAATGCCACCGAACAGGCCGGTCCGATCCAGGACAACATGGCGCGTTCGGCGCAGGCGCTGGATAGCCGCTGGCAGCAGTGGTACGACCAGCCGCTGGAAATGCCCGAGGCGCGCGAACTGGTGAAGGACACGCGGGCCTTCCTGGCCGACGTGCCAAATCAGACGCAGCAGACCCAGTCCAAGCTCATGGAAATCATCATGGCGCAGGACTTCCAGGACCTGACGGGCCAGGTCATCATGCGCATGATGGATGTGGTGGGTGCGATCGAGCGCGAGCTGCTGCAGGTGCTGCTGGACAACGTGCCGCAAGAGCGCCGCGACGAAGCCAACAGCCTGCTCAACGGCCCGCAGATCAACCCGCAGGGCAAGACCGACGTGGTCACCAGCCAGGACCAGGTCGACGACCTGCTGGCCAGCCTGGGCTTCTGA
- the cheY gene encoding chemotaxis response regulator CheY, with amino-acid sequence MVDKGLKILVVDDFPTMRRIIRNLLKELGFENVDEAEDGAIGLEKLRNGGFQFVVSDWNMPNLDGLEMLKQIRADASLASLPVLMVTAEAKKENIVAAAQAGANGYVVKPFTAATLEEKLNKIFEKIGG; translated from the coding sequence ATGGTAGACAAGGGCCTGAAGATTCTGGTGGTGGATGACTTCCCCACTATGCGGCGGATCATCCGCAACCTGCTCAAAGAGCTGGGTTTCGAAAACGTGGATGAGGCCGAGGACGGCGCCATTGGCCTGGAGAAGCTGCGCAACGGCGGCTTCCAGTTCGTGGTGTCCGACTGGAACATGCCCAACCTGGACGGGCTGGAGATGCTCAAGCAGATCCGCGCCGATGCGTCGCTGGCCTCGTTGCCGGTGCTGATGGTGACGGCGGAAGCCAAAAAGGAAAACATCGTTGCGGCGGCCCAGGCTGGCGCCAACGGTTACGTGGTCAAGCCTTTCACCGCGGCGACGCTGGAAGAAAAGCTGAACAAGATCTTCGAAAAAATTGGCGGCTGA
- a CDS encoding chemotaxis response regulator protein-glutamate methylesterase, protein MKKISVLCVDDSALVRGLMTEIINSQPDMEVVATAPDPLVARELIKRHNPDVLTLDVEMPRMDGLDFLEKLMRLRPMPVVMVSSLTERGGEITLRALELGAIDFVTKPKLGIRDGLLEYTELIADKIRAASRAKLRAPAPHAAQAAPPAMLRRPLSSSEKLVIVGSSTGGTEAIREVLQPLPPDSPAILITQHMPAGFTRSFAQRLDALCAVTVREAVHGERVLPGHVYLAPGGETHMRLGRSGANYVIELEASEPVNRHRPSVDVLFNSAAVAAGKNAIGVILTGMGKDGAAGMLAMHRAGAHTIAQDEASCVVFGMPREAIAIGAASEVVPLSAMSERILTRLGDRGHRV, encoded by the coding sequence ATGAAGAAAATCAGTGTTTTGTGTGTGGACGACTCGGCGCTCGTGCGCGGCTTGATGACCGAAATCATCAATAGCCAGCCGGATATGGAAGTGGTCGCCACGGCCCCCGATCCGCTGGTCGCGCGTGAGCTGATCAAGCGGCACAACCCGGACGTGCTGACGCTGGACGTGGAAATGCCCCGCATGGACGGGCTGGATTTCCTGGAAAAGCTGATGCGCCTGCGCCCCATGCCGGTGGTGATGGTGTCGTCGCTGACCGAGCGCGGCGGGGAAATCACCCTGCGCGCGCTGGAACTGGGCGCCATCGATTTCGTCACCAAGCCCAAGCTGGGCATCCGCGACGGCCTGCTCGAATACACCGAACTCATCGCCGACAAGATCCGTGCCGCTTCGCGCGCCAAGCTGCGCGCGCCCGCGCCCCATGCGGCGCAGGCCGCGCCGCCGGCCATGCTGCGGCGTCCGCTGTCCAGCTCGGAAAAGCTGGTCATCGTGGGCTCGTCGACGGGCGGCACCGAGGCCATCCGCGAAGTGCTGCAACCGCTGCCGCCCGACAGCCCCGCCATCCTGATTACGCAGCACATGCCGGCCGGCTTCACGCGCTCGTTCGCGCAGCGCCTGGACGCCCTGTGCGCCGTGACCGTGCGCGAGGCCGTGCATGGCGAACGGGTACTGCCCGGGCACGTGTATCTGGCGCCGGGCGGCGAAACGCACATGCGTCTGGGCCGCAGCGGCGCCAACTACGTGATCGAGCTGGAAGCCAGCGAACCCGTCAACCGCCACCGCCCGTCGGTGGACGTGCTGTTCAACTCCGCGGCCGTCGCGGCCGGCAAGAACGCCATCGGCGTGATCCTGACGGGGATGGGCAAGGACGGCGCCGCCGGCATGCTGGCCATGCACCGGGCGGGCGCGCACACGATCGCGCAGGACGAAGCGAGCTGCGTGGTCTTCGGCATGCCCCGCGAGGCCATCGCCATCGGGGCTGCTTCTGAAGTGGTGCCGTTGTCGGCGATGAGCGAACGCATTCTGACTCGCCTGGGCGACCGTGGGCACCGCGTTTGA
- a CDS encoding CheR family methyltransferase, protein MATSANTAPSIPVDRQFDFRDADFSRVRKMIHARAGISLGTHKREMVYSRLARRLRALGGQDFASYLDSLENEPDAAEWEDFINALTTNLTAFFRESHHFPILADFAKKRGGPVSVWCCAASTGEEPYSIAITLTEALGPRAAGSTVLATDIDTNVLNKARSGVYPYERVAKMEADRLRRFFLKGRGANEGHVRVRPEIADMVRYETLNLLSPSWGITEKFDVIFCRNIMIYFDKPTQAKILERFVPLMKPGGLLFAGHSENFTYISRDFRLRGQTVYECANKA, encoded by the coding sequence GTGGCAACTTCGGCGAATACGGCTCCGTCCATTCCGGTGGACCGCCAGTTTGACTTCCGGGACGCGGACTTTTCCCGCGTCCGCAAGATGATCCACGCGCGCGCCGGCATTTCGCTGGGCACGCACAAGCGCGAGATGGTCTACAGCCGTCTGGCGCGGCGGCTGCGCGCCCTGGGCGGGCAGGACTTCGCCAGCTACCTCGACAGCCTGGAAAACGAGCCGGACGCGGCGGAGTGGGAAGACTTCATCAATGCGCTCACGACGAACCTGACGGCGTTCTTCCGCGAGTCGCACCACTTCCCGATCCTGGCGGACTTTGCCAAGAAGCGCGGCGGACCGGTGTCGGTCTGGTGCTGTGCGGCGTCCACCGGCGAAGAGCCGTATTCCATCGCGATCACGCTGACCGAAGCCCTGGGCCCGCGCGCCGCGGGCTCGACCGTGCTGGCGACGGACATCGACACCAATGTGCTGAACAAGGCGCGTAGCGGCGTCTATCCGTACGAGCGCGTCGCGAAGATGGAAGCCGACCGCCTGCGCCGGTTCTTCCTGAAGGGGCGCGGCGCGAACGAAGGGCACGTGCGGGTCCGGCCCGAGATCGCCGACATGGTGCGCTACGAGACGCTGAACCTGCTGTCGCCGTCGTGGGGGATCACGGAAAAATTCGACGTGATCTTCTGCCGCAACATCATGATCTATTTCGACAAGCCGACCCAGGCCAAGATCCTGGAGCGGTTCGTGCCGCTGATGAAGCCGGGCGGCCTGCTGTTTGCCGGCCACTCCGAGAACTTTACGTACATCAGCCGCGATTTCCGCCTGCGCGGGCAGACGGTCTACGAATGCGCAAATAAGGCCTGA
- a CDS encoding methyl-accepting chemotaxis protein, producing the protein MRKFFANMTIRSSLLWVLAFFSFMLVIGAALGVLSLRVSNGTLAEIKQSQELDDAVSRVVSSYKDTLNGLGRAASANYADIVRSVGQPALLAQGLSSEAAGLLERAKASLNKGQAEFDFFKTLPRPPEAAESLKEIEESYAVLVQQGLTPLVGALEKADMTAYQTQVQKVQDALEGRFARAVEGFDFWRASKMMDAFDVAQVRYQFVLMAVGAGGIIAALLVFATYVFLRRRVLQPLKEAGHHFDRIAGGDLTARVEVSNTNEIGQLFAALKRMQESLTRTVASVRRGVDEINVGSHEIAAGNTDLSSRTEQQAASLEETAASMEQLASTVKQNADNARQANQLAASASDVAERGGSAVSEVVHTMEGISASSRKISEIVSVIDGIAFQTNILALNAAVEAARAGEQGKGFAVVAGEVRSLAQRSAQAAKEIKGLIEDSVSKVGAGSQQVERAGATMQEIVASVKRVTDIMGEISAASEEQSSGIDQVNRAVSQMDEVTQQNAALVEEAAAAAGSLQEQAQRLAEAVAVFKINTGEVIEVPAHRLSSVHATYDDARLQAPDAPALGR; encoded by the coding sequence ATGCGCAAGTTTTTCGCGAACATGACGATACGCAGCAGCCTGTTGTGGGTGCTGGCGTTTTTCTCATTCATGTTGGTGATCGGAGCCGCGCTGGGTGTGCTGTCGCTGCGCGTCAGCAACGGGACGCTGGCTGAAATCAAGCAATCGCAGGAACTGGACGACGCCGTCAGCCGCGTCGTCTCGAGCTACAAGGACACGCTGAACGGCCTGGGCCGCGCCGCGTCGGCGAACTACGCGGACATCGTGCGCAGCGTGGGCCAGCCGGCCCTGCTGGCGCAAGGGCTGTCGAGCGAGGCCGCCGGCCTGCTGGAGCGCGCGAAGGCGTCGCTCAACAAGGGGCAGGCCGAGTTCGACTTCTTCAAGACGCTGCCCCGGCCCCCCGAAGCGGCCGAGTCGCTCAAGGAAATCGAGGAGTCTTATGCAGTCCTCGTGCAGCAGGGCCTCACCCCGCTGGTCGGCGCGCTGGAGAAGGCGGACATGACGGCCTACCAGACGCAGGTCCAGAAGGTGCAGGACGCGCTGGAAGGCCGTTTCGCGCGCGCCGTCGAAGGCTTCGATTTCTGGCGTGCCAGCAAGATGATGGACGCGTTCGACGTGGCGCAGGTGCGCTACCAGTTCGTCCTGATGGCCGTCGGCGCCGGCGGCATCATCGCCGCGCTGCTGGTCTTTGCCACCTATGTCTTCCTGCGCCGCCGCGTGCTGCAGCCGTTGAAGGAAGCCGGCCACCACTTCGACCGCATTGCGGGCGGCGACCTGACGGCCCGCGTGGAAGTCAGCAACACCAACGAAATCGGCCAGCTCTTTGCGGCGCTCAAGCGCATGCAGGAAAGCCTGACGCGCACGGTCGCCTCGGTGCGCCGCGGCGTGGACGAAATCAACGTCGGGTCGCACGAGATCGCGGCCGGCAACACGGACCTGTCCAGCCGCACCGAGCAGCAGGCCGCTTCGCTGGAAGAAACGGCTGCCTCGATGGAGCAACTGGCCTCTACCGTGAAGCAGAACGCCGACAACGCGCGCCAGGCCAATCAACTGGCCGCCAGCGCATCGGACGTGGCCGAGCGCGGCGGTTCGGCGGTGTCGGAAGTGGTGCACACCATGGAAGGCATTTCGGCCAGCTCGCGCAAGATCTCGGAAATCGTGTCGGTCATTGACGGCATCGCGTTCCAGACCAACATCCTGGCGCTGAACGCGGCGGTGGAAGCGGCGCGTGCGGGCGAGCAGGGCAAGGGCTTTGCGGTGGTGGCGGGCGAAGTGCGCTCGCTGGCGCAGCGCAGCGCGCAGGCGGCCAAGGAAATCAAGGGCCTGATCGAGGATTCGGTGTCCAAGGTGGGCGCGGGTTCGCAGCAGGTGGAACGCGCCGGCGCGACGATGCAGGAAATCGTGGCCTCGGTGAAGCGCGTGACGGACATCATGGGCGAGATCTCGGCGGCGTCCGAGGAACAATCCAGCGGCATCGACCAGGTCAACCGCGCGGTGTCGCAGATGGACGAAGTGACGCAGCAGAACGCGGCGCTGGTGGAAGAGGCCGCGGCGGCCGCCGGCTCGCTGCAGGAACAGGCGCAGCGCCTGGCCGAAGCGGTCGCGGTGTTCAAGATCAACACGGGCGAAGTCATCGAAGTGCCGGCGCATCGCCTGTCTTCGGTGCACGCCACTTATGACGATGCCCGCCTGCAAGCGCCCGATGCGCCTGCGCTGGGACGCTGA
- the cheW gene encoding chemotaxis protein CheW → MAAKPHAQAARNEDVGSEFLVFTLGDEEYGIDILKVQEIRGYDADTVTRIANVPPFIKGVTNLRGIIVPIVDLRIKFNLGRVEYNEQTVVIILNLDRRVVGIVVDGVSDVLMLNSGQIRPAPEFGATLSTEYLTGLGTVDERMLILVDIEKLMTSDEMALVEKVAS, encoded by the coding sequence ATGGCAGCCAAACCGCATGCGCAAGCCGCGCGCAACGAAGATGTCGGCAGCGAGTTCCTGGTCTTCACGCTGGGCGACGAAGAATACGGTATCGACATCCTGAAGGTGCAGGAAATCCGCGGCTACGACGCCGACACGGTTACCCGCATCGCAAACGTTCCCCCGTTCATCAAGGGCGTGACGAACCTGCGCGGCATCATCGTGCCGATCGTGGACCTGCGCATCAAGTTCAACCTGGGCCGCGTCGAATACAACGAGCAGACCGTCGTCATCATCCTGAACCTGGACCGCCGCGTCGTCGGCATCGTGGTGGACGGCGTGTCCGACGTGCTGATGCTCAATTCGGGCCAGATCCGTCCGGCACCCGAGTTCGGCGCCACCCTGTCGACCGAGTACCTCACGGGCCTGGGCACGGTGGATGAGCGGATGCTGATCCTGGTGGATATCGAAAAGCTGATGACCAGCGACGAAATGGCGTTGGTGGAGAAGGTCGCCTCCTGA